A stretch of Synechococcus sp. MIT S9220 DNA encodes these proteins:
- a CDS encoding polymer-forming cytoskeletal protein, with product MTLSEVADRLILNGSVEGNVFPKEERDVLFPLTIKPEAQDITVHGSIYARAIDIEPGNVLVHGPIASRGDILVHQNAGRFQAMGGITTLSGLVIGQKNQSANQLVHNCNECRGLIKGDIVSNQSIVLNNCVVFGSIKAVNCTITNSIILGTVHCEDHLTIQMSSLGGYVSREVNFEGVNMLFNALGESRNRPNFLPYEDSDGSIISASLHLYSAARGTCGMRMTTDLAKQHTLSILYPDVDWINVHAQTNETSDQDPVYADTWVLSLGGRIADYSKLSDATNTLSELLRIGFEFSHYSPEVKRQQLDKIRPQLTEGERAILDSVCI from the coding sequence ATGACCTTATCCGAAGTTGCAGATCGCCTGATTCTCAATGGCTCTGTCGAAGGGAATGTCTTCCCAAAGGAAGAACGGGACGTTCTCTTTCCGCTGACCATCAAACCAGAGGCCCAGGACATCACTGTTCATGGATCCATTTATGCACGGGCCATCGACATTGAGCCTGGCAATGTTCTAGTCCATGGGCCCATCGCATCAAGAGGTGACATTCTTGTTCACCAGAATGCAGGAAGATTTCAAGCCATGGGAGGGATCACGACATTAAGCGGCCTCGTCATCGGACAGAAAAACCAATCAGCGAATCAATTGGTCCACAACTGTAATGAATGCAGAGGGTTAATTAAAGGCGATATTGTTTCCAACCAAAGTATTGTCCTGAACAACTGCGTTGTTTTCGGCAGCATTAAAGCCGTTAATTGCACCATAACAAACAGCATCATTCTCGGCACGGTTCATTGTGAAGATCACCTGACCATTCAAATGAGTAGTCTTGGCGGTTACGTCAGCCGGGAAGTGAACTTTGAGGGAGTCAATATGTTGTTCAATGCCTTGGGAGAAAGCAGAAACAGGCCCAATTTCCTTCCCTATGAAGACAGTGATGGGAGCATCATCTCTGCTTCCCTACATCTGTACTCGGCAGCTCGTGGAACGTGTGGAATGCGCATGACCACAGATCTCGCAAAACAACACACACTCAGCATTCTTTATCCAGATGTGGACTGGATCAATGTTCATGCGCAGACGAACGAAACCTCAGATCAAGACCCTGTCTATGCGGACACTTGGGTTCTGTCGCTTGGAGGTCGAATTGCCGACTACTCCAAGCTCAGTGATGCCACCAATACCTTAAGTGAACTGCTCAGAATTGGCTTTGAATTCAGTCACTACTCTCCAGAGGTGAAGCGACAGCAATTGGACAAGATCCGCCCTCAACTTACCGAAGGCGAGCGGGCCATTCTCGACTCAGTATGCATTTAA
- a CDS encoding SPFH domain-containing protein — MFDWIKDQSKALYIARPDQASNELVWAHPDRSIPRGAKLTVRSDEIALFFREGQFIGEILPGTVLMDTANIPFLGSLIDQFTGGNQFITELYFCKTSETQVSLYQSSLGQFTDILSTNLVNLYGGLEYSIVVKNPKALILGIGGQNINTSDSATEKLNGRVNNVLRSVVGQLSSSNQITDITSGSKTEVLADAVQQKLSEEFLQMGVGLMRIMNLVISLDQESEDLLREFGKQRADLRLQEMGAQAATQEGFAEYNLIQGQRQALEGLGAGMATGNSPILMGGGLGGGGLGANLTTPPRSRVTTQSSSSRSRSGGAAIRGERKFFYVLDGVEQGPVSPRNVALIALSKNISLSDLQVRSEDDAPGDSFAAEYEPLIRDEYNRRKPS, encoded by the coding sequence ATGTTTGATTGGATCAAGGACCAATCCAAAGCTCTCTACATTGCGAGACCGGATCAAGCCTCAAACGAGCTGGTCTGGGCCCATCCCGACCGCTCAATCCCGCGTGGTGCAAAACTAACAGTCAGGAGCGACGAAATTGCACTGTTCTTCCGTGAAGGACAGTTCATTGGGGAGATCCTGCCAGGCACAGTCCTAATGGACACGGCCAACATTCCTTTCCTTGGCTCTCTGATCGACCAGTTCACTGGCGGCAACCAATTCATCACTGAGCTGTACTTTTGCAAGACGTCCGAAACACAAGTATCTCTCTACCAATCCAGCCTCGGTCAGTTCACGGATATCTTGTCGACCAATCTTGTTAATTTATACGGTGGGCTCGAATACAGCATTGTCGTCAAGAATCCAAAAGCATTAATCCTTGGCATAGGCGGGCAAAACATCAACACATCAGATTCGGCTACAGAGAAATTAAATGGTCGCGTCAATAACGTTTTACGCTCTGTTGTTGGTCAACTCTCGAGCTCGAATCAAATCACAGATATCACTTCAGGATCAAAAACTGAAGTTCTTGCAGATGCTGTGCAACAAAAGCTAAGCGAAGAGTTTCTACAGATGGGTGTGGGCTTGATGCGCATCATGAACCTTGTCATCTCGCTGGATCAAGAGAGCGAGGATCTGCTGAGAGAGTTTGGCAAGCAGCGTGCCGATCTACGTCTGCAGGAAATGGGGGCACAGGCTGCAACCCAAGAAGGCTTCGCTGAATACAACTTGATTCAGGGTCAGCGTCAGGCACTCGAAGGCTTGGGGGCAGGCATGGCAACAGGCAACAGCCCGATTTTGATGGGCGGTGGACTCGGTGGTGGAGGTCTTGGTGCGAATCTCACAACCCCGCCAAGAAGCCGAGTCACCACACAATCATCTTCATCCCGCTCACGGTCTGGGGGTGCAGCCATTCGGGGAGAACGAAAGTTTTTCTATGTTTTGGATGGGGTCGAACAAGGTCCAGTATCACCCCGCAATGTTGCGCTCATTGCACTCTCGAAAAACATCAGCCTCAGCGATCTACAAGTCCGTTCTGAGGACGATGCTCCAGGCGATAGTTTCGCCGCCGAATACGAGCCCTTAATCCGGGATGAATACAACCGCAGAAAACCCAGTTGA
- a CDS encoding thioesterase family protein, with protein MTTPSWLNLTRTVRFGDTDAAGVMHFHQLLRWCHEAWEESLELYGIEAKTVFPGCRDQECWPDTALPVVQCSASFRKAVHGGDQLLVRLKPERIDQGCFEVHSQFLCNDQEVAHGLIRHMAIDVATRRRCPIPEAISLWLEAAQIGQIREL; from the coding sequence ATGACGACGCCAAGCTGGCTCAACCTCACAAGGACCGTGCGTTTCGGAGACACGGATGCAGCTGGAGTCATGCATTTCCATCAGCTGTTGCGCTGGTGCCATGAAGCATGGGAAGAGAGCCTGGAGCTCTATGGCATTGAAGCCAAAACGGTGTTCCCTGGATGTCGTGACCAGGAATGCTGGCCCGACACCGCACTCCCAGTGGTGCAGTGCAGCGCCAGCTTCAGAAAAGCTGTGCATGGTGGAGACCAACTGCTCGTGAGACTGAAACCAGAACGGATTGATCAGGGATGTTTTGAGGTTCACAGTCAATTTCTCTGCAACGACCAGGAAGTTGCCCATGGCTTGATCAGACACATGGCCATTGATGTGGCAACACGCCGACGTTGCCCGATACCAGAGGCCATCTCCCTCTGGCTTGAGGCTGCACAGATCGGGCAGATCAGAGAACTCTGA
- a CDS encoding photosystem II protein Y produces MDLRILIVALPILLALSWAGYNIGRAAIGQLQNAIKQYKTNQTS; encoded by the coding sequence ATGGATTTGAGAATTCTGATCGTTGCGTTGCCAATTCTTCTTGCCCTGAGCTGGGCCGGTTACAACATTGGCAGAGCTGCAATCGGCCAGCTTCAGAATGCGATCAAGCAATACAAAACCAATCAAACCTCCTAA
- a CDS encoding ferredoxin, which produces MFDTSAAFTAPSDVETRFETTFETTAAFTAPSHNITSPSGLEPCLGGELRLQAIWVDEKVCVGCRYCAHVATNTFLMDEDTGKCRAIRQDGDSTMVINEAIDTCPVDCIHWISFEELIEKKKEAMIRAAY; this is translated from the coding sequence ATGTTTGACACCTCTGCGGCATTTACAGCACCTTCAGACGTTGAAACAAGGTTTGAAACGACCTTTGAAACTACTGCTGCTTTTACCGCACCGTCTCATAACATCACGTCACCATCAGGTTTAGAGCCTTGTCTTGGTGGCGAACTGAGATTGCAAGCAATCTGGGTCGATGAAAAAGTCTGCGTCGGATGTCGATACTGCGCTCACGTGGCAACGAACACCTTTCTGATGGACGAAGACACTGGTAAGTGTCGAGCAATTCGCCAGGACGGCGATTCAACAATGGTGATTAACGAAGCAATCGACACCTGCCCCGTGGATTGCATTCACTGGATTAGCTTCGAGGAATTGATTGAAAAGAAAAAGGAAGCAATGATCAGAGCTGCTTATTAA
- a CDS encoding phycobilisome rod-core linker polypeptide, whose protein sequence is MPVPLRPFRPTSQNIRVSTIAAPSIEGDVVDNAGDVINRCYRQIYFHAMSSDRDRYLESQLRNGSITVRDFIRGLLLSDRFMRGYVSCSNNYRLVEQVIGRALGRKVRDNSEKLTYSIVIAEKGFESFVDLVLNSEEYMQRFGYDTVPLEISRVLPGRAVGEAPVYQEFPRYSYDWQEKLISNDMMMSIEDHLNFGPTKSFAEKVLYERPSDKAFRYIIPSFVILSGLIVVGIVKVFTSIFVVG, encoded by the coding sequence TTGCCGGTTCCCCTTCGGCCCTTTCGGCCTACCTCTCAAAACATACGTGTGAGCACAATCGCTGCTCCCTCAATTGAAGGGGATGTTGTTGATAACGCTGGTGATGTAATTAATCGCTGTTATCGCCAGATTTATTTTCATGCAATGAGTAGCGATAGGGATCGCTATCTCGAGTCTCAGCTTAGAAACGGTTCAATCACGGTCAGAGATTTTATTCGTGGTCTGTTGCTGTCAGACCGTTTCATGCGCGGTTATGTGTCATGTAGCAATAACTATCGACTTGTCGAGCAGGTCATCGGTAGAGCTTTAGGGCGCAAGGTACGAGACAACAGCGAAAAATTAACTTACTCGATTGTTATCGCTGAGAAAGGATTTGAGTCTTTTGTTGATCTCGTCCTCAATAGTGAGGAGTACATGCAGAGGTTTGGTTACGACACCGTGCCACTGGAGATTTCAAGAGTTTTGCCTGGGCGTGCTGTTGGAGAGGCTCCTGTTTATCAGGAATTTCCTCGATATTCTTATGATTGGCAGGAAAAGTTGATTTCAAACGACATGATGATGTCGATTGAAGATCATCTGAATTTCGGGCCGACCAAGTCGTTCGCTGAGAAAGTTTTGTATGAACGTCCTTCAGATAAAGCGTTCCGATACATCATTCCGTCTTTTGTGATCCTTTCCGGTTTAATTGTTGTTGGGATTGTAAAAGTCTTTACAAGTATTTTTGTTGTCGGGTGA